In one Desulfonatronum sp. SC1 genomic region, the following are encoded:
- a CDS encoding TRAP transporter small permease, which translates to MPSRSKRYLQLTEKYVWAVSKVFDAVAGISLLAVMFLVVLNIILRAFFKSPILGTYEFVGFLTSLAVGLALAHCALKNGHIAVGFLVAKLPERVRACIDGLTNITAAVFFVFCSWHMLDYAQSFAASGEVGLTTRIPFFPFVYGLAASLGLLCLVLILRAVEMMGMAVRR; encoded by the coding sequence ATGCCGTCACGTTCAAAACGTTATCTTCAGCTCACTGAAAAATACGTCTGGGCCGTCAGTAAGGTTTTTGACGCCGTGGCTGGAATCAGCCTCCTGGCCGTAATGTTTCTGGTGGTCCTGAACATCATCCTGCGGGCATTCTTTAAGAGCCCGATTCTCGGAACATATGAATTCGTGGGCTTTCTGACCTCCCTGGCCGTGGGCCTGGCCCTAGCCCATTGCGCCCTGAAGAACGGGCATATCGCCGTGGGCTTTCTGGTGGCCAAGCTTCCCGAGCGGGTCAGAGCCTGCATCGACGGCCTGACCAACATCACGGCCGCGGTGTTTTTCGTTTTCTGCTCCTGGCACATGCTGGACTATGCCCAAAGCTTCGCGGCCAGCGGCGAGGTGGGATTGACCACGAGGATTCCCTTCTTTCCGTTTGTTTACGGACTTGCCGCGTCCCTGGGATTGCTTTGCCTGGTCCTGATCCTGCGTGCCGTGGAGATGATGGGCATGGCGGTGCGCCGATGA
- a CDS encoding TRAP transporter large permease has protein sequence MSPTVIGLAGIGLFFLLLILRMPIAYAMALTGFLGFSWLVSPDAAFRVVSKDLYATFSSYSLSVIPMFIFMGFLAFYSGIGARLFTFAYRTMGHYPGGLAIATQATCALFGAVCGSNTATAATIGAIAIPEMKKYRYADTLSTASVAAGGALGVLFPPSVIFIVYGMATEQSIGKLFMAGIIPGFLLMFLYMATIFIMARRNPRLGPPGPVFGWKDRLAALKGGIWEVFVIFSLSLGGLFAGWFTPTEAGAVGASGVFFLTLIQGKLRWDGLKRALADSTRTTAMIMLLVAGAVIFGRFMAVSRIPFDLASWAGQLDLPAYVVMALILLIYLVLGFFIDALALVLLTIPIFYPVVVNVLGYDPIWFGVIMVLVVAMGVITPPVGMNVYIVKGIAADVPLETIFKGIWPFLAALIVCIAILLAFPALTTFLPGLI, from the coding sequence ATGAGCCCGACAGTGATCGGCTTGGCCGGCATCGGTTTGTTTTTCTTGCTGCTGATCTTGCGCATGCCCATTGCCTATGCCATGGCCCTGACCGGGTTTTTGGGATTCAGTTGGCTGGTTTCTCCGGATGCGGCGTTTCGGGTCGTTTCCAAGGATCTCTACGCCACGTTCTCCTCCTACTCCCTGAGCGTGATCCCCATGTTCATCTTTATGGGGTTTTTGGCATTCTACTCCGGGATAGGGGCTAGGCTGTTCACCTTCGCCTACCGGACCATGGGCCACTATCCCGGAGGGTTGGCCATAGCCACCCAGGCCACCTGCGCACTTTTCGGCGCGGTTTGCGGGTCCAACACGGCCACGGCCGCGACCATCGGGGCCATAGCCATCCCGGAGATGAAAAAATACCGGTACGCAGACACTCTTTCGACGGCCAGCGTGGCCGCTGGAGGGGCGTTGGGGGTCCTGTTCCCGCCCAGCGTGATCTTTATCGTCTACGGCATGGCCACGGAGCAATCCATCGGCAAGCTGTTCATGGCCGGGATCATCCCCGGTTTTTTGTTGATGTTTCTCTACATGGCCACCATTTTTATCATGGCCCGACGTAACCCCCGGCTTGGTCCACCCGGGCCTGTGTTCGGCTGGAAGGATCGCCTCGCGGCCTTGAAGGGCGGAATCTGGGAAGTATTCGTCATCTTTTCTCTGTCCCTGGGCGGCCTGTTCGCCGGTTGGTTCACTCCCACCGAAGCCGGCGCCGTTGGTGCGTCCGGGGTGTTTTTTCTGACCCTGATCCAAGGCAAGCTGCGCTGGGACGGACTAAAGCGGGCTCTGGCCGACTCCACCCGGACCACGGCCATGATCATGCTCCTGGTGGCCGGGGCGGTGATCTTTGGGCGGTTCATGGCCGTCAGCCGCATCCCGTTCGACCTGGCGTCCTGGGCTGGCCAACTGGACCTGCCGGCCTACGTGGTCATGGCCCTGATCCTGCTAATCTATCTCGTCCTGGGATTCTTCATCGACGCCCTGGCCCTGGTCCTGCTGACCATTCCCATCTTCTACCCCGTGGTGGTCAATGTTCTGGGATATGACCCGATCTGGTTCGGGGTGATCATGGTTTTGGTCGTGGCCATGGGCGTGATCACACCCCCGGTGGGCATGAACGTCTATATCGTCAAGGGAATTGCCGCGGACGTCCCCCTGGAAACCATCTTCAAGGGAATCTGGCCGTTT
- a CDS encoding TRAP transporter substrate-binding protein has product MKRMGLTFMVALLALLFISTAAMAQRPVSLRLAHFFPATHPAETELVQGWAKALAEASNGRIEVVSYPGQTLLAAPEIYDGVVTGIADIGLSAFAYTRGRFPLLEAFELPGVTYKNSKVASQVAWDGIKALNPAEVQDTKLLMVLATGPGDLFTKSPVRTLEDLRGMEIRATGLSAKTLAALGAIPVAMPQSEAYEALSRGLVKGNLSPLEVLQGWRHAEVTDYLTLTPFLYNTLFFVTMNQRAWDRLPEDLQALITEVSEQFFHDVAKGLWDAQNETGLAYAVETTGQQVITLSEEETARWTELVLPIQAEFLEDMAGRGLPGQEILDLVIELSGKYNTKY; this is encoded by the coding sequence ATGAAAAGAATGGGATTGACGTTCATGGTGGCGCTTCTGGCGTTGCTCTTCATATCGACCGCCGCCATGGCGCAGCGTCCGGTATCCTTGCGCTTGGCGCACTTTTTTCCGGCGACCCACCCGGCGGAGACGGAATTGGTCCAGGGTTGGGCCAAGGCCCTGGCAGAGGCGTCCAACGGGCGAATCGAGGTCGTCAGCTATCCGGGCCAGACCCTGCTCGCGGCTCCGGAGATTTACGACGGAGTGGTCACGGGCATCGCGGACATCGGCCTTTCCGCCTTCGCCTATACCAGGGGCCGCTTTCCATTGCTGGAGGCGTTCGAGCTGCCCGGCGTGACCTACAAAAATTCCAAGGTGGCCAGCCAGGTGGCCTGGGACGGGATCAAGGCATTGAATCCGGCGGAGGTCCAGGACACCAAGCTCTTGATGGTCCTGGCTACCGGACCCGGCGACCTGTTCACCAAGTCGCCCGTGCGCACTCTGGAAGACCTGCGGGGCATGGAAATCAGAGCCACTGGCCTGAGCGCCAAGACCTTGGCCGCTCTGGGTGCCATCCCCGTGGCCATGCCCCAGTCCGAGGCCTACGAGGCCCTGTCACGCGGACTGGTCAAAGGCAATCTTTCGCCCTTGGAGGTTTTGCAAGGCTGGCGGCACGCCGAGGTTACGGATTACCTGACCTTGACACCGTTTCTCTACAATACCTTGTTCTTCGTGACCATGAACCAACGCGCTTGGGATCGGCTGCCTGAAGACCTGCAAGCCTTGATCACGGAGGTTTCCGAGCAATTCTTCCATGACGTGGCCAAGGGTCTGTGGGATGCGCAGAACGAGACGGGCCTGGCCTATGCCGTGGAAACCACGGGGCAGCAGGTGATCACCCTCTCCGAAGAGGAGACGGCCCGGTGGACGGAACTGGTTTTACCGATCCAGGCCGAGTTTCTTGAGGACATGGCCGGTCGGGGACTGCCCGGACAAGAGATACTCGACTTGGTGATCGAGCTGTCCGGAAAGTACAACACCAAGTACTGA
- a CDS encoding phenylacetate--CoA ligase family protein: protein MIFDIEKETAPREDLEPLQLSRLRNLVERVNANVPFYRRKFEETGIRPEQVKSLNDLKYLPFTEKQDLRNNYPFGLFAVPKENVVRIHASSGTTGKATVVGYTHRDVRNWAGLMARAFMAAGVNRGDVVHNAYGYGLFTGGLGVHYGAEELGATIVPISGGGTRRQVMLLRDFGPTVLCSTPSYSLFLFEAAQEAGIPFSELPIRVGIFGAEPWSEEMRQDIQSKLGLIALDIYGLSEIMGPGVAMECAAAQKGLHIFEDHFLPEIIDPITGEQLPPGETGELVLTTLTKEAQPLIRYRTRDITSLNYVPCRCGRTHVRMSRIKGRSDDMLIIRGVNVFPSQIEALLLETEGLTPHYQLILDRQGAMDTLEVRVEVDEKLFSDEVRHLQRLEGKIQGNIKEFLGVTAKVKLVEPRSLTRSEGKAKRIIDQRPKV, encoded by the coding sequence GTGATTTTCGACATTGAGAAAGAGACCGCGCCACGGGAAGATCTGGAGCCGTTGCAGTTGTCCCGGCTCCGGAACCTAGTGGAGCGGGTTAATGCCAACGTGCCATTTTATCGACGCAAGTTCGAGGAAACCGGCATACGTCCCGAACAGGTCAAAAGCCTCAACGATCTGAAATACCTGCCGTTCACGGAAAAGCAGGATCTGCGCAACAACTATCCCTTCGGTCTGTTCGCCGTGCCCAAGGAAAACGTCGTCCGCATCCATGCCTCTTCCGGCACCACGGGCAAGGCCACGGTGGTGGGGTATACGCACCGCGACGTCCGCAACTGGGCTGGCCTGATGGCCAGAGCCTTCATGGCCGCCGGGGTCAATCGAGGCGACGTGGTGCATAATGCCTACGGATACGGCTTGTTCACCGGCGGGCTGGGCGTGCATTACGGTGCGGAGGAACTGGGGGCGACCATCGTACCCATTTCCGGCGGAGGCACCAGGCGCCAAGTGATGCTGCTTCGGGACTTCGGCCCCACGGTGCTGTGCAGTACCCCGTCCTACAGCCTGTTCCTGTTCGAAGCGGCCCAGGAGGCCGGGATTCCGTTCAGCGAGCTGCCCATCCGCGTTGGCATCTTTGGGGCCGAACCCTGGTCCGAGGAGATGCGCCAGGACATCCAGTCCAAGCTGGGCCTGATCGCCCTGGACATCTACGGACTCTCCGAAATCATGGGGCCCGGGGTGGCCATGGAGTGCGCCGCGGCTCAGAAAGGCCTGCACATTTTCGAGGACCATTTCCTGCCGGAGATCATCGACCCGATCACCGGCGAGCAATTGCCGCCCGGGGAGACCGGCGAACTGGTCTTGACCACCCTGACCAAGGAAGCCCAGCCTCTGATCCGTTATCGGACCCGGGACATCACCTCCCTGAACTACGTTCCCTGCCGTTGCGGCCGGACCCATGTCCGGATGAGCCGGATCAAGGGGCGCAGCGACGACATGCTGATCATTCGCGGGGTGAACGTCTTTCCGTCGCAGATCGAAGCCCTGCTTCTGGAAACCGAGGGCCTGACCCCGCATTATCAGTTGATCCTGGATCGCCAGGGTGCCATGGACACCCTGGAGGTGCGGGTGGAGGTGGATGAAAAGCTCTTTTCCGACGAAGTGCGCCATTTGCAGCGCCTTGAAGGCAAAATCCAGGGGAACATCAAGGAGTTTCTCGGTGTGACGGCCAAGGTCAAACTGGTGGAACCGCGTAGCCTGACCCGTTCCGAAGGCAAGGCCAAACGGATCATCGACCAGCGCCCCAAGGTCTGA
- a CDS encoding ACT domain-containing protein: MKVEQISIFLENRAGRLTDVTRVLSQAKVNIRALSLADTSDFGILRLIVTDHERAKQVLKENGFTVGRTSVVAVEVADRPGGLHSILELLSNNQINVEYMYAFVQQTGKDAVMIFRFDRTDQAIELLQNSKIRIIPGDELYNL, encoded by the coding sequence ATGAAAGTGGAACAGATTTCGATTTTTCTGGAGAATCGCGCCGGACGCCTGACGGATGTGACCAGGGTCTTGTCCCAGGCCAAGGTGAACATCCGGGCGTTGTCCCTGGCTGATACGTCGGATTTCGGCATCCTGCGCCTGATCGTCACGGACCATGAACGGGCCAAGCAAGTGCTCAAGGAAAACGGCTTCACCGTGGGGCGGACCTCCGTGGTGGCCGTGGAAGTGGCCGACAGACCCGGAGGGCTGCACTCCATTCTGGAACTGCTGAGCAACAACCAGATCAACGTGGAATACATGTACGCCTTTGTCCAGCAGACCGGTAAGGACGCGGTCATGATTTTCCGGTTCGACCGGACGGATCAGGCTATTGAGTTATTGCAAAACAGCAAGATTCGGATCATCCCTGGCGACGAACTCTACAATCTGTAA
- a CDS encoding PTS sugar transporter subunit IIC yields MFFFALFSLARFGLNLGFLDRPLVIGMLWSAVTGHWETALPVALFFELFFLDLFPIGTYIPPHGPFALLTSLALVNIFDLAQAPVIFMVMLLCAPTALLGSRLELFQRRRQNAVYTQMLQSTRGGADVTISPVNPVKMALLQSVVVNLAAFIVVMALLVPLTDVLLQQFRGRVLMLPITWPVVWMIGTVGVLLSLRSRRVYALLLGAVVLAGGYYWLSHFA; encoded by the coding sequence GTGTTTTTTTTTGCCCTGTTTTCCCTGGCCCGATTCGGCCTGAATCTCGGTTTTCTGGATCGACCCCTGGTGATCGGCATGCTTTGGTCGGCCGTGACAGGACACTGGGAGACGGCCTTGCCCGTGGCACTGTTTTTCGAGCTGTTCTTTTTGGATCTGTTTCCCATTGGAACCTACATTCCCCCGCACGGCCCCTTTGCCCTGCTGACATCCCTGGCCCTGGTGAACATCTTCGACCTCGCCCAGGCTCCGGTGATCTTTATGGTCATGCTGCTCTGCGCACCCACGGCCCTTTTGGGCAGCCGTCTCGAACTGTTTCAGCGTCGTAGACAAAATGCCGTGTATACGCAAATGCTTCAGTCCACGCGAGGTGGCGCGGATGTAACCATCTCCCCGGTGAATCCAGTGAAAATGGCCCTGTTGCAATCCGTCGTGGTGAACTTGGCGGCGTTCATTGTGGTCATGGCCCTGCTCGTGCCGCTCACCGACGTGCTCTTGCAGCAATTCCGCGGACGTGTCCTGATGTTGCCCATTACTTGGCCGGTGGTCTGGATGATCGGAACCGTCGGGGTTCTGCTTTCCCTGCGCTCGCGTAGAGTCTACGCTCTGCTGCTGGGGGCGGTGGTCCTGGCCGGAGGATATTACTGGCTCAGCCATTTCGCGTGA